A single window of Nicotiana sylvestris chromosome 5, ASM39365v2, whole genome shotgun sequence DNA harbors:
- the LOC138868785 gene encoding uncharacterized protein, which translates to MVDFDIILGMDWLSPHCAILNFHAKIVMLAMQGVPLVGWRGTLDHTPSRFISFLKAQRMVEKGCDAYLAYVRDVSINTLSVDSFPVVRDFFDVFLADLLGMSPDRDIDFGIDLLPGTQPISIPPYSMDPPELKKLKDQLQELLNKGFIQPSVSSWGCSCLVCEEK; encoded by the coding sequence atggtagattttgacattatcttgggcatggactggttgtcaccccattgtGCTATTCTTAATTTTCATGCCAAAATCGTGATGCTAGCTATGCAAGGTGTACCGCTTGTTgggtggaggggtactttagatcacactcctagtagatttatttcttttcttaaagctcagcgtatggttgagaaggggtgtgatgcgtatttagcttatgtgagagatgtcagtattaatACCCTTTCAGTTGACTCatttccagtagtacgggattttttcGATGTGTTTCTTGCTGATCTTCTAGGCatgtcgcctgatagagatattgattttggcattgatctattgccgggcactcaacccatttctattcccccgTATAGTATggatcctcctgagttgaagaagttgaaggatcagttacaggaattgcttaacaagggttttattcagcctagtgtatcATCTTGGGGGTGCTCCTgccttgtttgtgaagaaaaatga